From one Luteolibacter arcticus genomic stretch:
- a CDS encoding ferredoxin, with protein MADREDKNPENVGGKFYVDSQCIDCDLCRETAPNNFTRSDDEGYSYVYKQPENDEERAQSREAMEGCPVEAIGDDGSGED; from the coding sequence ATGGCCGATCGAGAAGACAAGAACCCGGAAAACGTCGGCGGCAAATTCTACGTCGATAGCCAGTGCATCGACTGCGACCTCTGCCGCGAGACTGCACCGAACAATTTCACCCGCTCCGACGACGAAGGCTACTCGTACGTGTACAAGCAGCCGGAGAACGACGAGGAGCGCGCCCAGAGCCGCGAGGCGATGGAAGGTTGCCCGGTCGAAGCGATCGGGGACGACGGCAGCGGCGAAGACTGA
- the hemQ gene encoding hydrogen peroxide-dependent heme synthase: MSDTNVPPLVPREGWHVMHLFYQIDHSQWSLLGDDEKRAAKTRLTELVQEIRATKDTHLLTFAIATPKADIGFMLLTPDLQVATGYEKQLTLSLGPEILSPAYSYLSMTESSEYTTTSAQYAADTLIGEKGLTEGSPEFQQAMKEFEERMAHYLKHRLYPVLPDWPAICFYPMSKRRTGADNWYSLSYEARRELMSGHARVGRTYSGRILQLITGSTGLDEYEWGVTLLAKDTVDIKSIVYEMRFDEVSARYAEFGDFYIGMQLPLDELFRRICL; encoded by the coding sequence ATGTCCGATACCAATGTTCCCCCGCTTGTGCCGCGCGAAGGCTGGCACGTGATGCACCTCTTCTATCAGATCGACCACTCCCAGTGGTCGCTGCTCGGTGATGACGAAAAGCGCGCCGCCAAGACCCGGCTCACTGAGCTGGTCCAGGAGATCCGCGCCACCAAGGACACCCACCTGCTGACCTTCGCGATCGCGACGCCCAAGGCGGACATCGGCTTCATGCTGCTCACGCCGGATCTCCAGGTGGCCACGGGCTATGAAAAGCAGCTCACGCTTTCGCTCGGCCCCGAGATCCTCAGCCCGGCGTATTCGTATCTCTCGATGACCGAGAGCTCGGAATACACGACCACCTCCGCGCAATACGCCGCCGACACCTTGATCGGCGAGAAGGGCCTCACCGAGGGCAGTCCGGAATTCCAGCAGGCCATGAAGGAATTCGAGGAGCGCATGGCGCACTACCTCAAGCACCGCCTCTACCCGGTACTGCCGGACTGGCCGGCGATCTGTTTCTACCCGATGTCCAAGCGCCGCACCGGCGCGGACAATTGGTACTCGCTGTCTTACGAAGCGCGCCGCGAATTGATGAGTGGCCACGCCCGCGTGGGCCGCACGTATTCCGGCCGCATCCTCCAGCTCATCACCGGCTCCACCGGCCTGGATGAATACGAGTGGGGCGTCACCCTGCTCGCCAAGGACACCGTCGATATCAAGTCGATCGTGTATGAGATGCGCTTCGACGAGGTCTCCGCGCGCTATGCGGAATTCGGCGACTTCTACATCGGCATGCAGTTGCCGTTGGATGAGTTGTTCCGGCGGATTTGCTTGTGA
- the queD gene encoding 6-carboxytetrahydropterin synthase QueD has product MRARLTKDFRFEAAHTLPSLPEDHKCRRMHGHSFKVEISIEGEVDETIGWVYDHKRITEAMRPLLELMDHGYLNDIEGLESPTIERMAGWFWKKLAPQLPGLAEIVIYETPTARCSFRGEF; this is encoded by the coding sequence ATGCGCGCCCGCTTGACCAAAGACTTCCGCTTCGAAGCCGCCCACACCCTGCCGAGCCTGCCGGAGGACCACAAATGCCGCCGCATGCACGGCCACAGCTTCAAGGTGGAAATCTCGATCGAGGGCGAGGTGGATGAGACCATCGGCTGGGTCTATGACCACAAGCGGATCACGGAAGCCATGCGCCCGCTGCTGGAGCTGATGGACCACGGCTACCTCAATGACATCGAGGGCCTCGAAAGCCCGACCATCGAGCGGATGGCGGGGTGGTTTTGGAAAAAACTGGCGCCCCAGCTTCCCGGCCTGGCGGAAATCGTGATTTACGAGACCCCGACGGCGCGATGTTCATTCCGCGGCGAGTTCTAA